The nucleotide sequence acgctattacaacaccagcgacctgggttcaattccagccgctgtctgtaaggggtttgtacgttctcccggtgtctgcatgggtttccgctgggtgctccggtttcctcccacgttccaaagacataagggttaggaagttgagggcatgctatgtcggcgccggaagtgtggcaacacttgcgggctgcccccagaacactctaagcaaaaaggcgcactgtgtgtttcaatgtacatgtgactaataaagaaatcttatgtataaaagatatttggacatgctcatggataggaagggtttaaagggatatgggaaaaatgcagccaaatgggactagttcaggaaagCACATTagttgagttgggccaaagggcctgtttccatactgtataattctgtgactctacTGTTACTTCAGGCAGCTTGCAGTGTATATCATCCATGATTAAGGTCAGTGGTTTAAAAATTGACAGCTTTTCTACTGTTTGCTTGAACCTGCCAGTGGGAGAGGACCTTGGAAAGTTCATCCTAGATGTTATTTCTTTTAAACGTAACATCATTAGAATTAGGGTCTAATGACTAATAATAGCTCACCATCCATacacaagtctgcagatgctgtaatcaagagcaagaaacaatctgctggaggactcagcaggtcaggcagcattagtgttgatgcagggtctcgactcgaaatgttgaccatcccttggcctccgtagatgctgcctgacctgctgagttcctccagcagtttgtttttagctcacCATCCACTCATGTTTGATATCAATGAGCAACAGGAGTGAGTACACCATTATGAAAGATGTGTCCGTATAGTCATTTGAGAATCAATCCactgtggattttagaaagatagaaacatggaaaaatgggagcaggaataggccattcagcctcttttggcctgctccaccattcaacacgacCATGCCAGATCCTCTAACTCAATGCGATATTCCTGCTCTCCTCCTGTGCTCCCTGATGCCTTTTTCTGCCTAAAAATCACTTTCTTAAATATAATcagtgacctggcctccacagccttctgtgttagagaattccacaggttcaccatcctctgagtgaagaatctttttcctcatctcaatcctaaatgtttGTATCCTGAAACTGATCTCTGGTTCTAAACCACTCTGCAGGTAGGGAAAACGTTCTCCCTGCAGCCAGGAAAAATGTCCTCTATGCATCCAGCCTggtcagaattttatatatttcatttacttcccttattcttctaaactctaataaATACAGGCCTAGTTGATCCAACCTCTCCTCTGATGACAGCCCCAcctttccaggaatcagtctggtgaacttttacCACACCCCCTCTAATGGCAGGGAAATCAGTTCTTAGATAAGACCACCAAAGCAGCACCCAGCAAGGCCCCGTATAATTGTAGCAAGGCATCCTTGATCCCGTACTCAGACTCTCTTGCAATTAAGACCAATGTACCATTCAGAGCCTTAGTCACTTGCTGCACTTGTTTGCTGTgtttcagtgactgatgtacaAGAATACCCAGTTATCTTTGGATGTCAAAATTTCCCTaagcatttattcaatactttttctgcttttcagaCCAGAGTGACTGATTTAATAATTATCTAAGACATCCTGAaactgccatgtatttgcccattctctcaactTGTTTAATCACCTCAAAGCCTCTTTTCATCCTTCTCTCAATCCTATccagtttcatgtcatcagctAACTTATAAATATCATATTTGGTTTCCAAATCACTGATACTGTATATATTTAGAATAGCTAGAGTCCAACACAGTTTTCTGCCTGCTAACCAACTTTCAGTCCATGTCTGTATGTCaccccccaatcccatgtgctatAGATTTGCATACAACCTCTTAGGTTGTtattaaaggccttctgaaaatccaagtatgcCACATCCATTAGTGGGCCCTTATCTATTCCACTAGCAACAGATTCGAtaaactccagtaggtttgtcaaacacaatttatttttcataacCACATGTTGACTTTGATCAAATTGATATTTTCTGAATGTACTTTTAGATGCTAGCAATaatccccactactgatgttaggttaACCAAtctgtagttccccattttctctctgcttCATTCTTAATTGGTGGGGTTACATTTGTCACCCTCTATTCTTCAGGAACTGCTCCATAATCCAGAGAatcttggaagatgacaaccaatgcatccaccattTCTATGACTCCCTCATTTAGTACTTTGGGATTCAGATTATCAGGgcctgaggattttttttatatatcacttttttaaaaactaataccAACTTGCTTTAATTTCTCCTTTTCATTACATTCTTGGTTCCTTAGCATTTCCAGGAAGTAATTTGTCTTTTCCAGAaccaaagtatttatttaattactctgccatttcttcattatAATTTCTCACATTTCTGACTGTAAGGGATCTACACTTAACTAATATTTTTCCATTTACATTCACGTGGAAGCATTTACAATCTTCTTTTGTTTCTTACAAATTTACTCTCACTCTGTTTTTGTTCCCTTAATCAATCTTTCAGTCATTTTTACTGAATTCTTAACTACTTCCTATCCTTGGGTATGCTATGTTATCTgataatcaaaaaactgcagatcttggaatctggaataaaagcagaaaaagctggaaaagctcagtgggttaagcggcatctgtggaaagagaaactctcacagaatctgtgaaattcattgccacagagggctgtggaggccaagtcactgggtttatttaaggcagagattgacaggttcttgattgataagggggttaaggattatggggagaaggctggacaatggggttgaaaaaatcagccacaattaactggtggagcagacttgatggactgaatggcctaattctactcctacatCTTgtagtcattttcaggttgaagacccttcagctTTGAGCATGAATTTCAGCCATATATTGTGCTCACCTCTGCTCATTGAGTTGCAATGATTTCAATGGAGGCAAGTGTGCAGAAatgagtcacacacacacacacacacacacacacacacacacacacacacacacaatttctcTCACCTTTAAGCGCTAAAgaatttctcccccctcccaatcaTAGTTTGTATTTTCAGTCTTTCAAGATGAAAATAACATTATACAATTAAAGCTATCGAGGAACATGGAAGTCAATCTCCACCAAATCTGTGGTATTTCAAATGATACCTGAGAATGAATTGAGCCAGACTGTTCGTTTCTAAATAcaaatcaaacagctgcagcaagtGAAACTCACTAATCACAGAAAACAGCCAGAAGGATATTTCTGAATAGTAGTAATTTGCAAAACCCACAGGGAGTCATTCATAATTGTAATTCTTTGCCTCAAGagctcagtgattttttttcataagtAAGTGCACAATGGTGACTGAGCAGGATCTAGTTTTGATTCACAGTTCATCCCGTTTAGTTGTACAGGAGGGGATGTCAGTAGGAGACCTAGCTTAGTGGAAAATGGCCAGGATTCCTCATCTTGATCACTTGCTGATCAGCCTTCTGTGTGGCTATTGGCAAGGACAGGAGTGGCTTTTGATGCAAATTCCCTCCTGTCAGAACACCTGACGACACTTACTGCCAAGACTAGCACATGTTTGATAGGTACTGGAGGTAATACAGTTCCCTTAACAAGGTGTTCCCACTTTCCATagaggacaggtgaccaaagggCAAGTTAAAGTAATATAGTGGGGGATGATAATATAGAACTTTTCACAAGAGAGGTTTTTGTTGAAGGTAAATGAGGAATTCAGCTTGACTGATATCAAGTTAACAATGATTCAGAACTAGCGAAGAACAAAATTATCCTGTTCTATTTCTATCAATAATTTCATCCTCTTCCTTGTTGCTTGCTCAGACTAAACAACGGgactgttgcagaacagagggacctaggagtacaagtacatagttccttgaaagtgtcgTCCctggtggacagggtagtgaagaaggcatttggtgcaTTTGTCttcagccagggcattgaatttaggaattgggatgttatgttgcagttctacacgTTGTTGGTGAGGATAcaccaggagtattgtgtacagttttagttatCCTGTtgtgggaaagatgtcattaagctggaaagagtgcaaagaacatttacgagaatattgccaggactgggggggcttgagttatagggagtggttggggaggctaggactttattccttggatcataggagactgacaggtgatcttatagaggtgtataaaatcgtgaagggcatagacagggtgaatgcacacggtctttttcccaaggaaagggaatcaaaaactagagagtataggtttaaggtagagggggaaagatttaaaagggacctgaggggcaagttctttacgcagagggtggaagtgtatctggaacaagttgccagaggaaatggttgaggcaggtacaataacaacacttaaaagactcttggatagagacatggagagaaaatgtttggaggaatatgggccaaatgcaggcaaatgggactagcttggatgggcatggaccagttgggccaaagagcctgtttctgtgttgtacgactcaATAACACAATGGTTTGCAAGTATTAGTATTCAACCTTGAGTTGGTCTTCAATCCCAACATAATTTTATTAGTAAGAAAGACCTCATTTTGTGTTTTGAATCAAATTATCTCCATCCTCACCCCCGACCCCATCACCTTCACAACCCTTGCCTAGGTTTTTGTTGAGTTCAGACTTCCTCCTTTCTCCAATATCTTTCCTTGTAGCTTCCTCCTGAGCTTCAATCCATTTCATCTTAAACATGCTCTGCTCCTATCTTGTCTTGCAAAAGGTCTTGCTCATCCTTCAGCCAAACTGAAATGGGCCCACATACCCACATCTATTAATAATTGCTTTATTTTTCTCATAAATGCATCCATTGGCTCATTCATCCCTGTTTCTCCTTCAGTTCTGTATATCACCCAATGTGTAAAATGAAGCCAAAGAAGTTAATAGTCACTGGGCCTGAAAGGAAGATCTGAGGCTTGTTTTTCTTTTGGTACTCTTAACAATGAGCTGCTCTGCATTTCAGGCCACCACCTTCAGACACCACTTTCAGCTGACTCCATCTCCAAGTCTGGAACCCTTTTCTTCAACATTTGACTCTCTGCATTGTCAGTCTCTGTTTTCACTTGCATCTCCTAACACTGTTTATGTTTGaaccaaaagggagttgatgggtatggggagagagtggaggaaagtggttgaggcaaaaaTTGGATTAACCATGATTATATTGATTGGTGGAGCTGACTGGCCTATTTCTGATCCTAATTCTTATATTGTTTGGCATCAACTTTTCCTTGGTTTAAGATACTTTGCCATTATGAGGTCGCTGATTAAATGTAAGTAAACATTACTCTGTCATTTAAGAATTCTTTGCTGTTCAGGTCATTGGCAACTGCAAGCAGATGTAAGCTTCAAATGCAGAGACCTTGATGTGGACACAATTATTATTTCATCACACTTGTTAAATACTACACATGGtgcaagtaaagaaacaaagttCTGTATGAATGAAGACCATTTCAGCTACCAAAAAGGTAAATGTTCTTCACAACAAATTATGGTCAAGGATCTGAACAAATGTGCTGTTGATTCTGAGAGTACAACTGAATCATCATCTGGGGAGTGTAGCCTTGCAACACCAGTGACCAAACATACGAATGGACTGCAAAATAGTAATATTGAAAAAGCAACCTCTTCCAGCAATCAATGTGGAAAGCATGTGCCGTCCGTGACAAACCATCAGTTAACTGACAATCAATTGAATGATCCGAAGCAAGTAACAGAGTCAAGGTCAGTAATTTCTGAGTGCCACGATCAATGTCACAACAAGTGCTCTAGGCAACCTTTAAAAGCTAATGAAACTTCAACAGTAAACCAACTTCCTACATGTAACTCGGAAGGGAAAATACCCACCTGTTCAAAGAtcaagaataaaaacaaatgctcagAAATTTGCAGTGAAGAGAAACCTCATTGGAAGGAAGAACTATTTCAAGTTAAAGAAAACTTGTGTAAAAGAAATATTGATTCAGGAATATTAAGAACAGAAGAAGATTCCACAGTATGTAGTACTATAGGTCAATCATATGAAGATGGCTGTCGTACAACAAGGCCAATGGACAGGCAAATCAACAGCAAAAGTGCTCAGGAGCTGGCTAACTTTGCAGGCTTATCAGCGAGATATCTTGCAATGTGTCCTTTGCAGAGCCCATTTGATATGGCAAGAGAAGGTGTAAATATATACCCTAGTGGTAGCAAAAATAATCACACTAGTGACATTTTTCAAAGTTTATCCAAAGAAAGAATGCAAGGGAAACGTCAGAACTATCAACTGACTAGAATCACCCTGCTGGAAGACAAAGGTACATCCCTGGAAACACTAGAATGCATCTCACAGGTGGATCAACAGGGGTTTGGATGTGCAAAATCTGTGGTAAACACTTCTTATTAATTTTTTTGTGCAATGTGATCATTTTGATGGATACTTACCAAGTGCCtaacttaattttgtttttttttttgttcctctgTTAGGGTAGCCTGTATTATTTAGGTCTTTCAAAAAGCCAGCTCAAGTATAATAGGCTGAAACACTTTTTTCTGTTCTGGAACATTTGTTGATTCTGTATAGTAGGATAGGCTACTTTAATTATCTCCAGTGCATAGCAGAAGATATTTAATGATCCACAATTCAAAGCATGTTTGAAGTCTTAGTGCCAACTGTACATAAGAACATTAACGTCCTACTCTAAGGCACAAACATTGAAGATTCTATCTTGCATTTGATAAACAAGTTATATTGTTTTTGCATCCAAGATGGATTTTTCTGAGAGAATAGATTGTTTAGCTACATAAATAACTATCATATATTTAGTATCATTAATCAATTCATATTATAACTATTATAACTACATCAATAAAATTTCTCAGATTCTGCTTGATAATGAAATCTGATATAATCAATTGTCACAGTTGGGCACCAAGGTCAATTAAATTGACCAATATGTTATAAAGGGTTAGATATCATTCCTTGATTACACACACTAAGCTCACAATATTTTCATGGCTGTGCAATGTGCTCTGTTTCCAAAATTCCAAATTTTTGGAGTACAATACACAGCTGCGACTCTAGTGCACATTTATCACATgcaaccaaagatgaatttccacTCAAAGAATTTGAATTGTAATAACTAGTTGGATTAAAGTCATGATCAGAATCTTAATTTGTGAATCCTGGTGTGTGTATTTAATAGTAAATTCCCATATATTTTTACGTTTTGAAATGAGTAAACAGGAACATTTCTTTGTCAGCATAAGCAAGAGAACAAAGGAATACTGTGTGATGTTTTTTACTGCACAATATATGCTCAGACAGCTGGCTTTCTTCTAATTGTTGAGTGTCCCAGCTTTAACAATCATGTGTCACATTACTATAACAGTAGCACTTCTTTTTCTTCTATTAATAGGCTACAGCAATGCTTCTTCCAGCTTTccgcccatatccttccaaacaaTCACTCCATCGAAATAAGGGGACAACAAAGTTACAAAATCAAGCAAAATGCCTGCAAGTAATGCACGTTTAAATCCAATTTATTCATTTATATCAAAGGTTTATAAAGCATTTTTCCATCATGTTTTTAATTACTGATGTGAAATTGTGATTATTATTTGTTACTTTTCAGTATTATGTTTGTGATTTTAGTCTTGGGTGataaatttaaaactttttaaagtcCAAAGAAGATAGCCTTTTAGAAATAAATAATAGTATATTACAAATGGTATGCACGTATAGATTGTCGAGCATAGAACTATATTAGTTGAACTCAGTGTAGGCTTCTACGCAGAGAGTGAGGCTTCtactcagagagtgataggtacctggaatgtactgccagggaaaatggtggaagcagatatgatagcaatgtttaataggcatttagacaggcacacggacAGATGGAGACCACAtgtagacagatgggattagtttggattggcatcatggtttgtATAGACATCGCGGGCTGAATAACATAGAgtctgttcttgtgctgaactgttctgttCTAAAAGCTTGGGAACATGGAAAATATATCATTCCCATTGAATGTATGTTGAAATAAATGTTGATTTAAATTAATCCACAGCATAACATTGGAAATATCAATCAAAGGGAATTGGGTAGGcacttgaaggaaaaaaaaaattagggctatggggaaagaccCCAGAATGGGACTATATAGATTACTCTACAAAGAGCTGGCATGGGCTTGATGGGGTGAATgggcttcttctgtgctgtaatgatcctATGGAGCTATGCACATTGTTGCTGAAGTGTATGAATGCAGAATGTACTGTAACACTTGGTAATATTGaagatttatatttaatttatcaaaatattgcatttttatCTTGCAGGAAAATAattctttcaaaatgtatcaTTGCACTCCACATACACCAGATGTACAGTCAGTTCAGAACATGGCAGAAATGACACTACCTGAAGGCCATATTACTGTAGCTCAATTATTGCAAACCATGAGCGAGGGAATGGATCAAAATCAATATACAATCCAGATACACAGGTATTTGTTTTACATGTTTAAACATTAGTCCATATATACATATTAGATGAATAAGTAAATTATCAGCATTGCTGActtattttattattaaatttCTATTACATTTGTAGCCATTTTAAGGAAGGTcacagaacaaaaggaatgaaGAGCAAAGATCTCAATGAAGCCttatttctgtttttacagaaAACAAAGAAGATGCATTAAACTGCTAACAGCTGTCCTTTAAAGAAAAGTGATATAACTTCTATAATGTGTTTATAAGTGATTTCTTATGCTAGGAATCAGGTACCAGTAATATTAAAACCAAGAAACATGTATAACACTTCACAATGCTGGCATTTCCAAAGAATATAAGAGGGATTTAAATTTTTACAAAACTACCTTTTCCTTGTTTATTATTCTGCACAATAACTCCTGGCTTGCTTGCTATTTTATTGGAAGGAAGCCTTGTTTAATGCGTGGGCTGCTTTGATTGTCATGCTCGTGTCCTCACTGGTTCCTATCCCCCAGTTTAACCTTTAAAAGATCACCATCTCATGAACGATTTGCAAATAAAAAAGTTGCAATAAAAGATCTGACTATCGTAATACAGGAATAACAGAAGATGATGAAGCTAAAATGAGTTCTAACATGAATACACATAGTATGAATCTATTCCAATCCTGATTAATTACATTTCATTGTAATTGCcttctttctgtattttttattgtattttgttaaaattataattttataaagcttaAATCTGTACTTAGTCAGATAAACTGTGATGTAAAGGACAGTATTGAAGAATAGATGAACCACATTCTGATTTTTTCTCTTCCATGCTGGGTTATAGTTCCATTGATATGATTGGAACTTCTATACTTTACTAAGGTAGTCAGTAGTCAATGGGGACAATGGACAAATTAATGAGGTGAAGGCACCAGACGTGAGCCCAAACCTCCTTGTTCTCAAAGTCCATATTGTCCTGTATGGGCCATGGCTAGCAGGCAGGAGTTAGGATGTTTTGCTGGTTTGCCTCTTCCTTTCAGACTTCTGGTGGCACCCTACATTGCTATCTCAGTGAGGGCTAGGGTCAAACCTGGAATCAATGGCACATTGCACAGTTCTGTACCTATTGACTTATTGGGGGAGCTCAAGCTTTAACTTTGAATCATTATATATTGAATGGCTACAACCATGCCAGAAATATATTTAATCAGTCAATGGAGTTGGATATATTTCAACAAAATTTCTTAAAATCAAAATGTAATTTAAACCACAAGTTACTTTTGTAATTGTTACAGATAACATAACAAtctttattttacatattttatatTACATTATTTATAAAATTTTACTTACTATAAAATCTGATTTATATTTGCGGTCCTATGTTTAAATATTTGAGGCAGGGAGAGACTGATATTTTCTATCAAAATGGAAAGTCAAATAAGGCAGTATCTTGCATACTGAATCCTGTATTTAAGTAAACCCAAATGCAGTTGCAGAATTAAAGCCTTATTATTATCATCCAGCTTTAAGTTACTTGTGTACACTTAACGTTGCAACATCAAGAAAATTACTGCTGGACATAAGGACAAAATAATGAGAATGTTCTAAATCACAATACTTTTCATGCGGTATTGCTTGACAAATATTCATTATTTCTTACAGCACAATGAATACAAAATAGGCATTTCTTTCAAAAAGAttcctgcaaatttttttttaaaaaaagcattaattGCACCTTAGAGTTTAGAACAGGTTATGTGTTGCATGACTTAGCAATAACCAAAAGTAGTCAGAACATTAGTCTGTGCAAGggaaaaacaaatacagaaaatgacaGATATATACTTTCTGCCCCTTAAAATGGTGCCATGTGCTTGATTTATTACAAATGTTCTGTGTACCACCAATGTCGCTTGAATTTTGTGAAGGAATAACAGTTCTGTGTATGTCTTATTAAGTGAGACTGCATCTTGGATTTCATCCCAAATGTGATCATTGGACAGTAAATATGAAGATGCCCAAAGAATAGGACAAACCCCCAGCTGATGATCATGTGACTTCTGCAAAGACGtgattctgaaaaatgaaatgaaacaagCTGAGCTGTTATTACTGGACACAGCGAGACATGTCTGATTGTTATTTATAAGTACCCGTTCCACTTAGCATAGAAAATTTTTATACAaatgtcccccctccccccacccccacccccacccccaagttaCAAGCCAAGGGGCAGAATGGAGAatggaaaggcagagaggtcaaCATTCCTGACTCCCACATTGCAATGCTCAGGCATGGGGGTCAGGAATAAGCGACCCATGTGCTACTAGTAAGCAGCCGATAGAGATAATGAATGCATTGGCTCTTTGATTTGATCTGGGATGTCTTTGATttgcctgtttaaaaaaaaaacaaattggctAACACTGAATGTGACCCAATACATCCCAAAAGACACTGGACGGTCAACATTCAGTGCCATTGTGCTTTTATTGGCCATTGACAATGCCGTAATGATTGTTGGAAGTAAATATCATTCAGAAGAGGATGTTACAACTTCCTTGCTGTGCTCAAGATGGTTTAGGCACATGGTTTCTAGTTAGTTGTGCTCTATATGCCTCATCTTACCGAATACTGAAGCCTTTGTTCCCTCAGCACTTGAGTATTACAATATTTTCCTGGTTTATACTCCCAGTCCTAATTCCACCCTCTATCACTTGAAGTCATACAAAGATCAGCTACCTACATCCTAACAAATCTTGTTCACCCATTCTCAGTCACTCACATTGGCTCATCCTAATGTTAAAATCCATTTATGGCCTAACAACTTCTTATCTTGGTAACCTCCTTacccccaccaacaccacccctcccccctagCCAATCACAAACCCTCAACTCATCACCATTATCTATGCACTTCTCCAGTCTGGTCTCCTGTGTATCCCCAATTTTTATTGCTGTACCATGGGTGCCTTGTCTTCAACTTGCTCttactttgtttttaatgtaaagaATATCACAAGGTTCCATGTCTggtcactgcaacttaaaatacaATAAATTTGTCTGAGAAACAGGATAAGACACCAAATATGTCATCACAGGACTTATTTTGTCTTCTCTAGGGACAAATCTCTGATCCAAGTAGCAGTTACATTTGACTGAACAACATTGGTTTCACTGCATGAAGAACTCAAAAGGCTATTTTCCTATCACTTTTAAACCTGCACTGAAATGTGTAAACAAGTATTCTTACCATTTTCCATATCCCAAATTGCTAACAATCTGAACATGTTATATTCTGTGCCAGTCTGATGATTATTAAATAGAACTAAAATTTTCTGTCATTATGGTAGTGAAAGTAACAGTATCCCCTGTTATTTATGTGTGAATGGTACAGCAAAATCAAACAGTGAACAGCCATGCAGTTAAAAGTCAATATCCAGACATTGTCTGGGTTGTGCTACTACATAATTGGGTTTGCTAAAGTGGCAATTTGCTGTTGGTCTCACAATTGGCAAGGACTAAATGGCCTGAAGCCAAAGTATTGACTGACAGATACCAATTAATGGCACCACAGAAAGTTGCCTTGTTACTTCAAGTACAAGTAATCCATTAATGTGATGAGAGTAAGTTAATTGCCAATGAGAATGAACTATTGCAAATGCTAGTTCTCATTCCTttagattttaattgttgttgaAGGTTCCAAAATACCAGATATTAAATTATTCCCCCCTGTTTCCTTTatgcttttctctctcttaatTAGATCCctattccaccccctcccccaatccacATACACACAATTCCTCTCTGTATGTCTAatttaattctgaaattttccactATAATTTGCTCTTCCTTCTTGGTCCTTGTGCTTAAATTCCACAATCCTTCAACAGATATCCAGCTGATTACCCTGTTCTCTCACACTATTTCCTCAGGCACCAGTTTTCCTCATTGCTTTTATCATTCAACCTACTGCACAAAAAATTATTATAAGAACCTACATGTGCAAGGTAAGTCTAACTAATAGCAACTCATTACATGTCCTGCAACATTAGAACCTGGCATAGTTATTTATCAAACAGTTACAACACTGTGCATTCTTAATAAATGTGCATGGAGAATGTGGCTTAGGTATTCGATTGTACTGCATGCACAACAGTGACCAGACTGCAAGGTGAAGATAACGTCAGTTATGTTGTTAAACACAACATGGCACATACAAAGTATGTAATTTCAAGAGGTCCTATCCCTTGATGAATCCACTTCATGTAAGTTGAAGTCATAACTGCACATTTAAAGGGAAGGTGTTCAATGACACAACCATTTATAGAAGCCATTACTTTGGGAAGGTAATGGTTAACTCAAGCTGCTCCAACAGCAGGCAAGGGAATGAGGACCTTGATTCTCAGTCACACCATTTGATTTCTTGTGGAGAGGAGCAGAGGGCTCTCCATGTCCAGAGGCCCAGGAATCAAGTGGCAATGGGAGGAGTTGACCAAAAATTATATTGTTACAATGCTTAAACTATAAGTCAATTAAAAAATTGATAGTCATCAACGTTACTAAAATTGTGCGTTGGAAAACCTTAAAAAATGGTTAATTTTCAGAATTAAAACTCTCAATAAATGAACAGTTCAAACACACATACCAATTTAGTTAACCAGCAAATTCACCATCAtctttatagaattatagaaccTTTTAATGATTGTAACTCTAACTTACCTTTGTGTAAGCCATTAAAATAGAAGTAAACAAATATATACATCTTAAACACTTCACCACACAGTGTTCATTGTTTTAAAGTAAAAAGgttgaacaaatgaaaacaaaattggcCTTGTTAATTCTATCTCAACTCACACAGAGTCCTCGATACAAAATAAGACAGGAAGACAAAGATGCAAAGTTCAGAAATGCTCAAATATTACTCTAGCTGGTATCCAAATACAAATGTTACAGAAAGCATTATTGAAGGTCATTGTTGAAGAATAAATTCCATGTGGCAATGAACCTTCCTATAAAGTCATGTAGGA is from Pristis pectinata isolate sPriPec2 chromosome 3, sPriPec2.1.pri, whole genome shotgun sequence and encodes:
- the LOC127568200 gene encoding uncharacterized protein LOC127568200, producing the protein MRANRQQVNAKTTSGRWESMHFPFTCWEVIGGTDDKGHWQLQADVSFKCRDLDVDTIIISSHLLNTTHGASKETKFCMNEDHFSYQKGKCSSQQIMVKDLNKCAVDSESTTESSSGECSLATPVTKHTNGLQNSNIEKATSSSNQCGKHVPSVTNHQLTDNQLNDPKQVTESRSVISECHDQCHNKCSRQPLKANETSTVNQLPTCNSEGKIPTCSKIKNKNKCSEICSEEKPHWKEELFQVKENLCKRNIDSGILRTEEDSTVCSTIGQSYEDGCRTTRPMDRQINSKSAQELANFAGLSARYLAMCPLQSPFDMAREGVNIYPSGSKNNHTSDIFQSLSKERMQGKRQNYQLTRITLLEDKGTSLETLECISQVDQQGFGCAKSVATAMLLPAFRPYPSKQSLHRNKGTTKLQNQAKCLQENNSFKMYHCTPHTPDVQSVQNMAEMTLPEGHITVAQLLQTMSEGMDQNQYTIQIHSHFKEGHRTKGMKSKDLNEALFLFLQKTKKMH